The following proteins are encoded in a genomic region of Streptococcus cristatus AS 1.3089:
- the asp1 gene encoding accessory Sec system protein Asp1, which translates to MFYFVPSWYKQDRKWYSTALPFYHATKNMMFDDAVNLLRMFQQSGESNSILILNYSPHIRTFFYRQRISSEDMWNLFDSIQGLTDVPARKIRLDDLKWPQGAEIFYTPFIVDVHVDHLPHAQINFSQIGNIFDITYFENNQIDHQLVFDDRGFVSSIIYFEHNQPYYQDYLNSNGVWQFREFLTADNQQVIINPEAQGTFAKGVYQNIEELVKEKLEQHLASVLTKDDSIIVSADVQHNHFFQQIKKDHLVVLSFFGNRYPITNTEQLFSDLKDTPFFVVDSLDKIVKIAEQVGEVEEEQLPAYYEIPPYDTQLNLGHSQRKKELIIYVNFDTLPEHHLQYVFTSLFDMMLQHEWIDLLVGTQSQDFGREDYIKQVLESYLSLKPEYEQDLIFVDKEKRARGENRVLDDEEEIVRERIDTVVIQSDTDLAKALQYARIILDLGSPADIRTQIAGISGGIPQVNLYSSSYVKHGENGWIMDDISSLKDALLYYLTDLEHWNQSLVHSVKKIEEYTRGEIVEMWKNTIKELKLNEEN; encoded by the coding sequence ATGTTTTACTTTGTACCTTCCTGGTATAAACAAGATCGAAAATGGTATTCTACCGCCCTACCTTTCTATCATGCAACGAAAAATATGATGTTTGATGATGCCGTAAATTTACTGCGGATGTTTCAACAATCAGGCGAGTCCAACTCTATCCTGATTTTGAATTATTCACCTCATATTCGGACCTTCTTTTATCGACAGAGAATCTCATCAGAAGACATGTGGAATCTATTTGATAGCATACAAGGTCTGACAGATGTGCCAGCACGAAAGATTCGTTTGGATGATTTGAAATGGCCTCAGGGAGCAGAAATCTTTTATACTCCTTTTATTGTGGATGTTCATGTGGATCACCTGCCTCATGCTCAGATTAATTTTTCGCAAATAGGTAATATTTTTGATATTACCTATTTTGAAAATAATCAGATAGACCACCAGCTTGTCTTTGATGACCGTGGCTTTGTCTCCAGTATTATCTACTTTGAGCATAATCAGCCTTATTATCAGGACTATCTGAATTCGAATGGTGTATGGCAATTTAGAGAGTTTTTGACAGCTGATAACCAGCAGGTCATTATCAATCCTGAAGCACAGGGCACATTTGCTAAGGGTGTCTATCAGAATATTGAAGAGCTTGTTAAAGAAAAGCTAGAGCAGCATTTGGCTTCTGTTTTAACCAAGGATGATTCGATTATTGTTTCAGCAGATGTGCAGCATAATCATTTTTTCCAACAGATTAAGAAGGACCATCTTGTTGTTCTGTCCTTCTTTGGCAATCGTTATCCGATTACGAATACAGAACAATTATTCTCTGATTTAAAAGATACCCCATTTTTTGTGGTAGATAGCTTGGATAAAATCGTGAAGATTGCAGAACAAGTAGGGGAAGTAGAAGAAGAGCAACTTCCTGCTTATTATGAGATTCCACCTTATGACACACAGTTGAATCTTGGGCATAGTCAGCGGAAAAAAGAGTTGATTATCTATGTCAATTTCGATACTTTACCAGAACATCATCTTCAATATGTCTTTACTTCCTTGTTTGATATGATGTTGCAACATGAGTGGATTGACTTATTGGTTGGGACGCAGAGTCAGGATTTTGGTCGAGAGGACTATATAAAGCAGGTGCTAGAAAGCTATCTATCACTTAAGCCAGAATATGAACAAGACTTGATTTTTGTTGATAAAGAGAAAAGAGCGAGAGGTGAGAACCGAGTTCTTGATGATGAAGAGGAGATTGTTCGCGAACGGATTGATACTGTAGTGATTCAGAGTGATACTGATTTGGCCAAAGCCTTGCAGTATGCTCGTATCATCTTGGACTTGGGAAGTCCGGCCGATATCCGAACCCAAATTGCAGGTATCAGTGGAGGGATTCCTCAAGTGAATTTGTATAGTTCTTCTTATGTCAAACACGGTGAAAATGGTTGGATCATGGATGATATTTCCAGCCTGAAAGACGCCCTCTTGTACTATCTCACAGATTTGGAGCATTGGAACCAATCTTTGGTACATTCGGTTAAGAAGATTGAGGAGTACACAAGGGGTGAAATTGTCGAAATGTGGAAAAATACGATAAAGGAATTAAAGCTAAATGAAGAGAATTAG
- the secY2 gene encoding accessory Sec system protein translocase subunit SecY2, translating into MEHFGLKKKKRQNVFIKRVFFTMFIIAIYVLGRHILLPGYNSSIEGLGMKEGNPLASLYFLAGIDVSQISVFSLGLGPWITTMIVWQVMNLKKSWNIQSWSLKKTDFFQKMLTLFFAIVQGLAIMYTAYRGNGRFLLLVDDWLYNAAVLTTVVTGSFIIIWLSSLNTRKGVGGSTIIIISGILLQFANQLIILIGQSLSSLRGGMMLVAAVIAYLLLTFVAVVCEKAEIRLPLNRIMLSSRYNDKSYLPIKFTPSGGMPIMYATSVLMLFQLLVDWTGKRFSVKIGNVFDFTKPLSLLIYLVAIYLLAILFAYINLEPEETAKRLQRQGEYFDYIQPGKETLKVLKHYISLQANIGAIYLILYVGLPYFVNFFLPLPSFFLTLPSTLVILISMLMPLREEIRILRIGTYYHRELELKGE; encoded by the coding sequence ATGGAGCACTTTGGTCTTAAGAAAAAGAAGCGTCAGAATGTTTTTATAAAAAGAGTCTTCTTTACAATGTTTATCATTGCTATCTATGTATTAGGGAGACATATTTTACTTCCGGGCTACAACAGTAGTATAGAAGGTTTAGGGATGAAGGAAGGCAATCCCTTGGCTTCTTTGTATTTTTTGGCAGGGATTGATGTCTCACAGATTTCAGTATTTTCTCTAGGCTTAGGGCCTTGGATTACAACCATGATTGTGTGGCAAGTCATGAACCTAAAGAAAAGCTGGAATATACAATCTTGGTCTCTCAAAAAGACGGATTTCTTTCAGAAAATGCTCACCTTGTTCTTTGCGATTGTGCAGGGACTTGCTATTATGTACACCGCTTATAGAGGAAATGGTCGTTTTCTACTTCTCGTGGATGACTGGCTCTATAATGCAGCAGTTTTAACCACAGTTGTGACAGGGAGCTTTATCATTATCTGGTTATCAAGTCTCAATACTCGTAAGGGAGTGGGCGGGTCAACCATCATCATTATCTCAGGGATTTTGCTTCAGTTTGCCAATCAATTAATCATCTTGATTGGTCAATCTCTGTCTTCTCTCCGAGGCGGAATGATGTTAGTTGCTGCGGTGATCGCTTATCTTCTTTTGACTTTTGTTGCTGTTGTATGTGAGAAAGCGGAGATACGATTGCCTCTTAATCGGATCATGTTAAGCAGTCGTTACAATGATAAATCTTATTTGCCGATTAAGTTCACTCCCTCTGGCGGTATGCCCATCATGTATGCAACAAGTGTCTTGATGTTGTTCCAATTATTAGTAGACTGGACGGGAAAAAGATTTTCAGTAAAAATTGGGAATGTATTTGACTTTACAAAACCTCTGAGTCTCCTAATTTACCTAGTTGCAATTTACCTCTTGGCTATTTTGTTTGCCTATATCAATTTGGAACCGGAAGAGACTGCTAAGCGCTTGCAGCGTCAGGGAGAATACTTTGACTATATTCAGCCTGGGAAAGAAACCTTAAAAGTGTTAAAACACTATATTTCTTTACAAGCAAATATAGGAGCGATCTATCTAATCTTGTATGTCGGTCTGCCCTATTTTGTTAATTTCTTCTTGCCTTTGCCGAGTTTCTTTTTGACCTTGCCCAGCACGCTAGTTATTCTGATTAGTATGCTTATGCCTTTGCGCGAAGAAATACGAATCTTGAGAATTGGGACTTATTATCATAGAGAATTAGAACTTAAAGGAGAATAG
- a CDS encoding glycosyltransferase: MGKKKAVVVSGDYGYIRQIETTIKSLCCHHKNLDIYVFNQDIPQEWFYYTRQKVEAAGSQLNDVKLFNDQIDDQVKSKWEAGTYAHINYMAYGRYFIPNYVEADRVLYLDCDIVVTRNLDHLFEMDLEDYYVATIRATYGVGLGFNSGVMLINNKRWREENMAQQLVELTDRELANFTEGDQSILNLMFEGKKLDLEDTYNFQIGFDMGAALDKHDWIFEIPLSPLPAVLHYISGQKPWNTVSNMRLREVWWFYNSLDWSTIIETDEFGVEKAIKQIDEGFALRCVTLTNSDRLEGIEYLVKALPNCLFHIAAYTQMSDKLLKLMAYENVRLHPVILPYPLKDLLASSDIYLDINHDQKFDTVIREFQESGKPVYAFDNVQTEGISEQVFSHENYQEMVEKIRSDFE, from the coding sequence TTGGGAAAGAAAAAAGCCGTTGTGGTTTCGGGAGATTATGGGTATATCAGACAGATTGAAACGACAATAAAATCTCTTTGCTGTCATCATAAAAATTTAGATATTTATGTTTTCAATCAGGACATTCCTCAAGAATGGTTTTACTATACGCGTCAGAAGGTAGAAGCAGCTGGTAGTCAGTTGAACGATGTGAAATTGTTTAATGATCAGATTGACGATCAAGTGAAATCGAAATGGGAAGCTGGAACTTATGCTCACATCAACTACATGGCTTACGGGCGCTATTTTATACCGAACTATGTTGAAGCAGATAGAGTCTTATATTTAGATTGTGATATTGTTGTGACACGAAATCTGGATCATCTTTTTGAGATGGATCTGGAGGATTATTATGTAGCAACGATTCGTGCGACGTATGGAGTAGGCTTGGGCTTTAATTCTGGAGTGATGCTCATCAATAATAAGCGTTGGCGTGAAGAAAATATGGCTCAGCAATTGGTTGAGTTGACAGATAGGGAATTAGCCAATTTTACTGAAGGTGATCAGTCTATCTTGAATTTGATGTTTGAGGGCAAAAAGCTTGATTTGGAAGATACTTACAATTTTCAAATCGGCTTTGACATGGGAGCTGCGCTAGATAAGCATGACTGGATTTTCGAAATTCCGCTTTCCCCACTGCCTGCTGTTTTGCATTATATTTCTGGTCAAAAACCATGGAACACTGTTTCCAACATGCGTCTGCGTGAAGTATGGTGGTTTTACAATTCTCTTGATTGGTCGACCATTATCGAGACAGATGAATTTGGTGTCGAGAAAGCTATTAAACAGATAGATGAAGGCTTTGCTCTCCGCTGTGTAACCTTGACAAACTCGGATAGGTTAGAGGGAATTGAATATTTAGTGAAAGCATTGCCAAACTGCCTGTTTCATATTGCTGCCTATACACAGATGTCTGATAAGTTACTCAAGCTGATGGCTTATGAAAATGTTCGCTTGCACCCTGTGATTTTACCCTATCCTTTAAAAGATCTACTTGCGAGCAGTGACATTTATCTAGATATCAACCATGACCAGAAATTCGACACTGTGATTAGGGAGTTTCAAGAGTCTGGTAAGCCTGTTTACGCCTTTGATAATGTTCAAACCGAAGGGATTTCAGAGCAAGTATTTTCACATGAAAATTATCAGGAAATGGTGGAAAAAATTCGATCAGATTTTGAGTAA
- the pflA gene encoding pyruvate formate-lyase-activating protein encodes MVEEAIDYGKVTGMVHSTESFGAVDGPGIRFIVFLQGCHMRCQYCHNPDTWEMETNKSQLRTVDDVLQEALRYKGFWGNKGGITVSGGEALLQIDFLIAFFTKAKELGIHCTLDTCALPFRNTPRYLEKFNKLMAVTDLVLLDIKEIDEAQHRIVTSQTNKNILACAKYLSDIGKPVWIRHVLVPGLTDRDDDLIELGKFVKTLKNVDKFEILPYHTMGEFKWRELGIPYSLEGVKPPTAERVKNAKELMQTESYTEYMNRVHNN; translated from the coding sequence ATGGTTGAAGAAGCTATTGATTATGGAAAAGTAACGGGAATGGTGCACTCTACGGAGAGTTTTGGGGCTGTGGACGGACCCGGTATCCGCTTCATCGTCTTTTTGCAGGGCTGTCATATGCGTTGTCAATATTGCCACAATCCAGATACTTGGGAGATGGAGACCAATAAATCTCAGTTGCGGACCGTGGATGATGTCCTACAAGAAGCTCTTCGTTACAAAGGTTTCTGGGGTAATAAAGGCGGCATTACAGTCAGCGGGGGAGAAGCACTTCTGCAAATCGACTTTTTGATTGCCTTCTTTACTAAGGCCAAAGAACTGGGGATTCATTGTACGCTGGATACTTGCGCTCTGCCTTTTAGAAACACGCCTCGTTATCTAGAAAAGTTTAATAAACTGATGGCGGTGACGGATTTGGTTTTGCTGGATATCAAGGAAATTGATGAAGCACAGCATAGAATCGTGACCAGCCAGACGAATAAAAACATCTTGGCCTGTGCAAAATACCTCTCAGATATCGGGAAGCCAGTGTGGATTCGTCACGTTCTGGTGCCAGGCTTGACGGACCGTGATGATGATTTGATTGAGCTAGGTAAATTTGTCAAAACACTCAAGAATGTTGATAAGTTTGAAATCTTACCTTATCATACGATGGGAGAGTTTAAATGGCGGGAGCTGGGCATTCCTTATTCACTGGAAGGGGTGAAGCCCCCAACTGCCGAGCGGGTCAAAAATGCCAAGGAACTGATGCAGACGGAATCCTATACCGAATACATGAATCGGGTGCATAATAACTAA
- a CDS encoding hemolysin family protein, translating into MEDPGSQSILLQAILLFVLTLLNAFFSASEMAMVSLNRARVEQKAEEGDAKYIRLLKVLESPNNFLSTIQVGITVINILSGASFADNLGKIFASWMGDSKTAHAVASFLALALLTYISIVLGELYPKRIAMNLKDSLAIRTAPVIIFLGKIVSPFVWLLSASTNLLSRITPMQFDDADEKMTRDEIEYMLTKSEETLDADEIEMLQGIFSLDELMARELMVPRTDAFMVDIQDDTQEIIKSILKQSFSRIPVYDGDKDNVIGLIHTKRLLNEGFVNGFDNIVLRKILQEPLFVPETIFVDDLLKSLRNTQNQMAILLDEYGGMAGLVTLEDLLEEIVGEIDDETDKVAIEVHEIGENTYIVLGTMTLNDFNEYFEVEIDSDDVDTIAGYYLTGVGTIPNPTERLSYEVESQNKKLILTNDKVKNGRVTKVKVEISEIIEENEEAEK; encoded by the coding sequence ATGGAAGACCCTGGCAGTCAGAGTATTTTATTGCAAGCAATACTGCTATTTGTTTTAACCTTACTAAATGCCTTTTTCTCAGCTTCTGAGATGGCGATGGTATCACTCAATCGAGCTCGCGTCGAGCAGAAAGCCGAGGAAGGCGATGCCAAATACATTCGTTTATTAAAAGTTCTTGAAAGTCCCAATAACTTTCTGTCAACGATTCAGGTCGGTATCACCGTCATCAATATCCTGTCGGGGGCAAGCTTTGCGGACAATCTAGGGAAAATCTTTGCTTCTTGGATGGGTGATTCCAAAACAGCACATGCAGTTGCTAGTTTCTTGGCTCTTGCTCTTTTGACCTATATTTCCATTGTTTTAGGCGAGCTTTATCCTAAGCGGATTGCCATGAATCTCAAGGACAGTTTAGCCATTCGTACCGCACCTGTGATTATCTTCCTAGGGAAAATCGTCAGTCCTTTCGTTTGGTTGCTCTCAGCTTCGACTAATCTCCTTAGTCGGATTACGCCGATGCAGTTCGACGATGCAGACGAAAAGATGACGCGGGATGAGATTGAGTACATGTTGACTAAGAGCGAGGAGACGCTGGATGCAGACGAAATCGAAATGTTGCAGGGTATTTTCTCGCTGGATGAGCTGATGGCGCGTGAACTCATGGTACCGCGGACGGATGCCTTTATGGTGGATATTCAGGACGATACTCAAGAAATCATCAAAAGCATTCTCAAGCAGAGTTTTTCGCGGATTCCTGTCTATGATGGCGACAAGGACAATGTCATTGGTCTCATTCACACAAAACGTCTATTGAATGAAGGCTTTGTAAATGGTTTTGACAATATTGTTCTGCGTAAGATTCTGCAAGAGCCACTCTTTGTACCTGAAACGATTTTTGTAGATGATTTGCTCAAATCTCTCCGGAATACCCAAAATCAAATGGCGATTCTGTTGGATGAGTATGGTGGTATGGCAGGTTTGGTTACACTGGAAGACCTCTTGGAGGAGATTGTCGGTGAGATTGACGATGAGACAGACAAGGTTGCCATCGAAGTTCATGAAATCGGTGAGAATACCTACATTGTTTTAGGAACAATGACCCTCAATGACTTTAATGAATACTTTGAAGTTGAAATCGATAGTGATGATGTGGACACCATTGCTGGTTATTATCTGACTGGTGTTGGGACCATTCCAAATCCAACAGAACGGCTCAGCTATGAAGTGGAAAGTCAGAATAAAAAACTGATTTTGACCAATGACAAGGTCAAGAATGGCCGTGTCACCAAGGTGAAAGTGGAAATATCTGAAATCATTGAAGAAAATGAAGAAGCTGAAAAATAA
- a CDS encoding phosphoenolpyruvate carboxykinase (ATP) — translation MVTRRKFSPQEIRKDSSYFSSLKTIVETAFYENQVQAIKTVEEAYQLASVAAGTVVLDMPVIHTKELGLPSYARVLLTNSGAVVGRTAKARRIYGRDCQEDEHLLFLVRSAVYQAHQRTFYKADAVVGLDEDFMVCAHLMVPQEEINNLYSWLLNFQILDEEFKNRLRASKKYEENDIFVFFDPKWKHPDYPEGLVYFDTNHNCAVILGLNYFGELKKATLTLAWGTAARNGYVACHGGLKIFKQKTEKEDYVASFFGLSGSGKSTLTHAKHDHKYDIKVLHDDAFIISIKDGSSIALEPSYFDKTNDYPTGHSEQDFFVTVQNCGVTLDENGRKKLVTEDIRNGNGRTVKSRFATPNRVDRIDEPINAIFWIMKDDSLPPLVKINDPLMASTMGCTLMTKRSNAENVTGLHEDLVIEPYANPFRVYPLVEDYRKFRRLFESGVACYIINTGFYMGKGISKEVSLDVIEQIVDGKAQFKTFGPLEGFEYLDYKGYAVPNFDDKYRQLIRERMQVRLNFLLAFNQKYPKTALPVGAISRLEKVLQDLEN, via the coding sequence ATGGTAACACGTCGTAAATTTTCTCCGCAAGAAATAAGAAAAGATTCTTCTTATTTTTCGTCCTTGAAGACCATTGTAGAGACAGCCTTTTATGAGAATCAGGTGCAGGCAATCAAGACAGTAGAAGAAGCCTATCAACTGGCTTCGGTAGCTGCTGGAACGGTTGTGCTGGACATGCCGGTGATTCATACTAAGGAGCTGGGGCTTCCTTCCTATGCCCGCGTTTTATTGACTAATTCGGGGGCGGTTGTCGGCCGAACTGCTAAGGCTAGACGGATTTATGGCAGAGACTGTCAGGAAGACGAGCATTTGCTATTTCTGGTTCGTAGTGCTGTTTACCAAGCACATCAGAGAACCTTTTATAAGGCAGATGCAGTTGTAGGGCTGGATGAGGACTTCATGGTTTGCGCCCACCTGATGGTGCCTCAGGAAGAAATCAATAATCTTTATTCTTGGCTCTTGAATTTCCAGATTTTGGATGAGGAATTTAAGAACCGCCTACGAGCTTCTAAAAAGTACGAAGAGAATGATATCTTTGTCTTTTTTGATCCCAAGTGGAAGCATCCAGACTATCCAGAAGGTTTGGTTTATTTTGATACCAATCATAATTGCGCCGTTATTCTGGGCTTAAACTATTTCGGGGAGCTGAAAAAGGCAACCTTGACTTTAGCCTGGGGAACGGCTGCTAGAAATGGCTATGTTGCCTGCCACGGAGGTCTGAAAATCTTCAAGCAGAAGACGGAAAAAGAAGACTATGTTGCATCTTTCTTTGGTCTATCCGGTTCAGGAAAATCCACATTGACGCATGCCAAGCATGACCATAAATATGATATCAAGGTTCTCCATGACGATGCCTTCATTATCTCGATTAAGGATGGCTCCTCTATTGCCCTCGAGCCGTCTTATTTTGACAAGACAAATGACTACCCTACAGGTCATAGTGAGCAGGATTTCTTTGTCACTGTGCAGAACTGCGGAGTGACGCTGGATGAAAATGGGCGGAAAAAGCTAGTGACTGAGGACATCCGTAACGGGAATGGACGGACTGTTAAATCGCGCTTTGCGACTCCAAATCGAGTAGATCGGATTGATGAGCCCATCAACGCTATCTTCTGGATTATGAAAGATGACTCTCTACCGCCTCTGGTTAAGATCAATGATCCGCTGATGGCTTCCACAATGGGCTGCACCCTGATGACTAAGCGCTCCAATGCCGAGAATGTCACTGGCTTGCACGAAGACTTGGTTATTGAGCCTTATGCCAACCCTTTCCGAGTTTATCCACTGGTGGAAGATTATCGGAAATTCCGTCGTTTATTTGAATCGGGAGTCGCTTGCTACATTATCAATACTGGTTTTTATATGGGCAAAGGTATTTCAAAGGAAGTATCTTTAGACGTTATCGAGCAGATTGTAGACGGCAAGGCTCAATTTAAGACTTTTGGTCCTTTGGAAGGTTTTGAGTACCTAGATTATAAGGGTTATGCTGTTCCAAACTTTGACGACAAGTACAGACAGCTCATTCGTGAAAGAATGCAGGTTCGATTAAACTTCCTGCTGGCCTTCAATCAGAAATATCCCAAGACAGCCCTACCTGTCGGAGCTATTTCTCGGCTAGAAAAAGTCTTGCAGGATTTGGAGAATTAA
- a CDS encoding AI-2E family transporter — protein sequence MFHKSKLMFWTSEVLLLTIIFFIWRQMGDMITPVVSVINTILIPFVMGGFLYYITNPLVTLLEKKLKINRIFGILITLFLLFGLVTVGVIYLLPILINQLSSLINSTQNLYWEIQSFVNQLSKNPLFKSLNIQSTIQQLNLSYVDILQNILNSVTNSLGSVVSAVINTLMILIMTPIFLVYFLMDGHKLLPMLERTVLKRDKLNISSLLTNLNATVARYISGISIDALLIGTLAYIGYSVIGLKYALVFAIFSALANLIPYVGPSIGLIPMLITYFFTDPHKMLVALIYMLIIQQIDGNILYPRIVGSVMKVHPITIMVLLLLSSNIYGIMGMIVAIPTYSILKEIVKFLANLYDNHKEAQQQKKNEEFGIIKK from the coding sequence ATGTTTCATAAAAGTAAATTAATGTTTTGGACCAGTGAAGTTTTGCTGCTGACGATTATCTTTTTCATCTGGCGCCAGATGGGAGATATGATTACGCCGGTGGTGAGCGTTATCAATACGATTTTAATTCCCTTTGTTATGGGAGGATTTCTCTACTATATCACAAATCCTCTGGTGACACTGCTCGAAAAAAAGTTGAAAATCAATCGAATTTTCGGGATTTTAATCACTCTTTTTCTGCTCTTTGGTCTAGTGACGGTCGGAGTAATCTACCTCTTGCCAATTTTGATTAACCAGCTATCCAGCTTGATTAATTCAACGCAAAATCTCTATTGGGAAATCCAGAGTTTTGTCAATCAATTATCCAAAAATCCTTTGTTTAAGAGTTTAAATATTCAGTCTACTATCCAGCAACTCAATCTGTCCTATGTAGATATTCTGCAAAATATTTTAAATAGTGTTACCAATAGTCTGGGTAGTGTAGTGTCTGCTGTCATCAATACCCTCATGATTCTCATCATGACCCCGATTTTTTTGGTCTACTTCCTGATGGATGGACACAAGCTTTTGCCTATGCTGGAGCGGACTGTTCTCAAGCGCGATAAGCTAAATATATCTAGTCTCTTGACCAATCTCAATGCGACGGTTGCCCGTTATATCAGTGGTATTTCGATTGATGCCTTGCTGATTGGAACCTTAGCATATATTGGTTACAGTGTCATTGGACTCAAGTATGCCTTGGTCTTTGCGATTTTCTCAGCTCTGGCTAACTTAATTCCTTATGTGGGGCCTAGTATCGGCTTGATTCCCATGCTAATCACCTACTTTTTTACCGATCCTCATAAAATGTTGGTGGCCTTGATCTATATGTTGATTATCCAGCAGATTGATGGAAATATCCTCTATCCTCGTATTGTTGGGAGCGTTATGAAGGTGCACCCTATTACGATTATGGTTCTCTTGCTTCTTTCAAGTAATATCTATGGTATTATGGGCATGATTGTAGCGATTCCGACCTACTCTATCCTCAAGGAAATCGTGAAATTCCTTGCCAACCTTTATGACAATCACAAGGAAGCTCAGCAACAAAAGAAGAATGAAGAATTTGGTATTATAAAGAAATAG
- a CDS encoding DUF1827 family protein, which yields MKLINTTNTHAELVKNQLESTDATLVEVYSAGNSDVIFTEAPTHYEILISNKHRAIREQEIEKIREFFLKRKIDQKNIDSSAIRTIYTNSLIEISIPIKG from the coding sequence ATGAAGCTTATAAATACGACGAATACCCATGCAGAACTAGTAAAAAATCAGTTGGAAAGTACGGATGCAACGCTGGTAGAGGTTTACTCTGCTGGAAATAGCGATGTTATTTTCACAGAAGCACCCACCCATTATGAAATTCTCATTTCAAATAAGCATCGCGCAATCAGAGAGCAAGAAATTGAAAAAATTAGAGAATTCTTTTTAAAGCGAAAAATTGACCAAAAGAATATTGACTCTTCTGCCATTCGGACAATCTATACCAATAGTTTGATTGAGATTTCAATCCCGATTAAAGGATAA